Proteins from one Mycobacterium sp. HUMS_12744610 genomic window:
- a CDS encoding crotonase/enoyl-CoA hydratase family protein, producing MAHEARAYESVTVDTQDHVARVTLIGPGKGNAMGPAFWSEMPELFAALDADRDVRAIVITGSGKNFSYGLDVPAMGGTFTPLLAGDALARPRAEFHAEIRRMQNAISAVADCRTPTIAAVHGWCIGGGVDLISAVDIRYASADAKFSVREVKLAIVADVGSLARLPMILNDGHLRELALTGKDIDAARAEKIGLVNDVFGDAEATLAAAHATAAEIAANPPLAVHGIKDVLDQQRVAAVSESLRYVAAWNAAFLPSKDLTEGISATFEKRPPNFKGE from the coding sequence ATGGCCCACGAAGCAAGAGCGTACGAATCGGTCACCGTCGACACCCAGGACCACGTCGCGCGGGTGACGCTGATCGGGCCCGGCAAGGGCAACGCGATGGGGCCCGCGTTCTGGTCGGAGATGCCCGAGCTGTTCGCCGCCCTGGACGCCGACCGCGACGTGCGGGCCATCGTCATCACCGGGTCCGGGAAGAACTTCAGCTACGGCCTGGACGTGCCCGCGATGGGCGGTACGTTCACCCCGCTGCTGGCCGGCGACGCGCTGGCCCGCCCGCGCGCGGAGTTCCACGCCGAGATCAGGCGCATGCAGAACGCGATCAGCGCGGTCGCCGACTGCCGCACCCCCACCATCGCCGCGGTGCACGGCTGGTGCATCGGAGGCGGCGTCGACCTGATCTCCGCCGTCGACATCCGCTACGCCAGCGCCGACGCCAAGTTCTCGGTCCGGGAGGTCAAGCTGGCGATCGTCGCCGACGTCGGCAGCCTGGCCCGCCTGCCGATGATCCTGAACGACGGGCACCTGCGCGAGCTCGCGCTCACCGGCAAGGACATCGACGCCGCCCGCGCAGAGAAGATCGGCCTGGTCAACGACGTGTTCGGCGACGCCGAGGCCACCCTGGCCGCCGCGCACGCCACCGCCGCCGAGATCGCCGCCAACCCGCCCCTGGCCGTGCACGGGATCAAGGACGTCCTCGACCAGCAACGCGTCGCGGCGGTCTCGGAGAGCCTGCGCTACGTCGCCGCCTGGAACGCCGCGTTCCTGCCGTCGAAGGACCTGACCGAGGGCATCTCGGCGACGTTCGAGAAGCGGCCGCCGAACTTCAAGGGCGAGTGA